The Astyanax mexicanus isolate ESR-SI-001 chromosome 4, AstMex3_surface, whole genome shotgun sequence genome segment TGATAacataaacttaaattaaaacagcaagtcttactatttttaagtaaatatacGTTACTGTGTGTATTGTAACCAAATTGCTCTTTACAGACCTTTTCCCTGGCAAACCTGCAGACCATCTCAAAGCAACAGTTGGCAATCTGTaccagaaagagtgaaagagaagatGTAAAAACTGAGTAAAATCTATCCATTCAGAAACATCGTGGGATGACATAATAGCTATTTACTAACTTTTGCTTCCAACTGTTGCTTTAATCCTAAGGTCAGGAAGTCCCATCTTGATAAAACAGTGGTGCCCAGGAATCCCAACCACTCAGTATCTGATTTTGTGGGATCCAGCACATAAGAAAGCCTTTTCTATATACACGCACACATGTACAAAAGAAAGGACAAAAATGTTGCATTTGTATcacaaaaagcacattttaagataCATGGTTAAGAACACAAGCAGATACCATCAAATTAggacaaacacaaatatatattactGTTATAATACTACCCTGATATTTTGCAACTAGGAAGGGCCTGGTAGCAGGCAATAAGCATCTACAAATATCCCCCTGTAAAACATGCACCTCCAAGTCCCCAGTCGCGAGTTTGGCACTTATGTGGTCCAGATGCGATAGTCCCCAACAGTCATCATTGCACACTACTATATCCCCTGCTGATCCTGTGAAAACATTcatgaaaataatgaaaagtataaaacatattaaagtaCAAACAGGACTACAGAATCATATATTGGGGTCATACCAGTGGATGGCACAGGTCCATGGACTGCTGCAGCAGCTTGAATCATTCTTTCAGCTGGAGCTTCTGTTGCTGCTGCTCCTTCGgatggagcttctgctgctgctgctctatcagctagagcttctgctgctgctgctccttcggacggagcttctgctgctgctgctctatcagctagagcttctgctgctgctgctccttcggacggagcttctgctgctgctgctctatcagctagagctgctgctgctccttcggacggagcttctgctgctgctgctctatcagctagagcttctgctgctgctgctccttcggacggagcttctgctgctgctgcaagagTTATTATGTTGTTCTGTATACATTTCTCATTTCAACACAAATGCTGAGCAATGTTTCAAACAGATATGAAAGATAGTgctttttcacattaaaatgaaatatctTCTTAAATCACccataaaaaatgaaatgaaaaaaaaactgtgaaattcATAAATACATACCCAACACTGTCTGACCGTAGTTGTTCAATTGTATGTCCAGTCCAATGCCCAAATTCTTCTTCATGTTTTCTAATGTTTTTAAATTCCTATAGTTGTTGTAGTGATTCAAAATGCTTCGCATCAAAAAGACGTGTGACGAGGGAGTCATCATATTTAGAAAATGATTGTTTTTCTTCATTCCAGAGAAGAGCTGTTCGGCACATTGGCTGTTGACCCAACCACATAACTCTGGGACCAGTTCCAACTTGCGCAAGACCTCCCGGACATCTTTGGAGTTAGCCTCATGAAATCGATCATAAAGAGCATAATGCTCAGATGATCCAGTCAGAGGGTGGGCATTTTTATCAGGTACAGGCTTCTTGTTGACCAGCCACGGTAAGTTTACTTTTATCTGCCCAGTAGTGGCAAGTGTGATGTTTTCTTCAGTGGGTTCAAGCAGCCTACCCTCATAAGGACTGAAAGGCAATGTTTCCGGTTTGCGTAAATTTGTATGTGTAGCCAACCCTCTGGCAAAATCATACAATGAAACATTTGGAAAATGTTTCATTGACAGCAACAGATCAGCAAAGTCCCTTGGGCTCTCAGCTCTTATGTTAAATTTTACACTGTACACCACAGCACAAGGACAGGTGACCACAGCCCATCCACCTGTTACAGGAAACCACAGAtcacacaaaaaaatcattttttaaataaagaaaaaatgttacACAACAAAGACCTGTAAACCAATTGTTTGTATGAGTTGTAACAGAACACAGCTTACCAGAAGCTCCCCAGATCTGTGAAAACACCTTGTCATAACTTGCTCTGTTCTTCATTTCATTTTGCAGTCTTCCAACCAAGTCCATCCTTGAGCCCTTGGGGTCTATGCCACACTGCTTGCACAGAGAACGCACAACTTCCATCTATAATAAAACAAGTGTAGTTTGTTTAGTACGATTTAGTAACACACACCTATGACAGAATTGGAAGATGCTGATTTGAGTAGTAAATAACCTTGAGCTTAAGAAGTTCATCGGTCAGTCGGTCCTCTGTGAGGTCAAACTCTGCTTCCTTCACTGCACTATAAGGAGAATGGACTTTTTTGTACTCTGTGTTGAGTACAAAATCCGAACCTCTAGTGTGAGGACCAATCCACGGTGCCCAATTATGGTAACTGGGATGGACCACAAAAGGATTTGCCTTAGGACCTTTAAATGATGAAATAACAACAGTGCATCATTTTATGATAAACAATAAATCAAAGCTTAGAATACAGTTATTCCTACTCACAACTGTATTAATTAGTTAGTAATaaactaaaattttaaattactCAACAAAACTACTGTAACAAGTGTTTTCTCCAACTTAcacaaaatttacattttatagaCTGCAATCCCAGGATTATTTAACCCCTTCATAACAATCTTTAGTACTTAGCAGAGCACCCTTTTACTGTTATGGACTGTAGCCTATTTCTTCTATAGTTAACGCTCTTCAGCTGTGACTTAGTATATTTTGCTAATGGACCTACTTTGCTACAGAGTTTGAATAATTTTGAAGGCAATTTTGTGTGTAGTACCTACTTTGAACAAACCCACGACTGATCATTTCAAGAGAAACCATTTCCCAGAAATCCTTAGCATTCACTTTGCCATCAAAGTTCTGTGGCGGTTCCTCAATGCTGCttactaaagaaacaaacaaacaaacaaagacaaatagTAATTTGTCAACAAGTTTTACTTAATAAATATGGTAAAACAGTGGTGCCTGATAATAAATTATAACTTACCAGGCATGCTAAAAACACCCTTCTTATGAAGGTCCATCACAACAGTTGCTGGATGATAACCACACGATACACATGAATATGTGTAAGTGAGGTCTGAGAGTGCTTCAAAGCTCAAGTAGGCATGCAGGATCCTTTGCTTGGAAGGATAGGTTTTACCAGAGGTTTTCTCCAACACTTCAATGGCACTACCAACAGCCTGGTGTGTCTGCCAAATTAATGTTCGAAATTTAAAAACTTGAAaagacattattttaaataaccaTTTATATATGTTACATGTTTCATACCTGAAGACTGTTGCGTAAGAAATGGCACATGTACATGGACAGAAGTATGTGGTCATCAAAATTATGGACGCCATCAGACCATTCCTGGTATCGATATACCATGCCACATCTGTAGCACAATTTGCTGTACGTAGAAATTCCTAATGAAAACAAGTGACTGTAAAGGTTAAATGTATTCATCACTGCTAATGCATGAAATGTCTAACACTAAAATCAGTGCATTTTGCCTCCTTAATAAGACAACAAATGTAACAAGTGAAAATTAAGACTGAAACAATCCCTACAGTATAGAAGTGAATTATTAAAATTGTGTGACAAACAACATACCTTCTATCACATCTGTGACGGTCAAGATTTTGGCCTTTGATGATATGAGCAGTGGTTCACTTAGAGGAGTATGCTCTAAACATTCTGTGCAGAAGGTTTCTGATGGTATGAAATGCTCAGGAAAATTGTTGGTCTTGACCACATCTGGGGGTAGCACTGCAGGCAGTTTCTTcttgtgaaaaatgtactgaaCCATCCTTGAAAGATTTTTGCCCTCAGGTGGGTATTGGCTCTGTTCGGCTTGATCAGTGCCTTCAACTTCAGTGGGAAAATGTTGCGTTAAGTTTTCTTCCACActtctggttcttctgaagagTGTGGGGTCAGTTTCAAATAAATGCCACTTGGCAATCATTTTGTGGATGCAGGACTGTCTTGGTCTTGCACATGGGCAATGCCATGAAATGTTTTTAGAGTCATATGTGACCATGACTCTACCAAGTCTGCTATAATACGATATCTTTCCCTCAAACACAGAAACATACTTTTTGGAGGGAGGTCCACACACAGTCACCACACATGATAACTTGGCTCCCGCATCATTTGCCTCTTGCTGACGTgccaaacatttttgttttttatcctcACCAAACCACTTGTCTCGCACCATAGTATCTAAAACGTCTTCTGTGAGAGATGAAGTGTCTGATTCGGATGGTGGACAGTACGTGAGGGATTGAATGTGGTGGCACTCAAATGGACGGAGATTTGATCTCTCTGCACACTCTGCATTAATTCTGCAGATGTCCATCTCACATTTAATTTTTTGGTCAGGACCCCATGTCCTTTTAATTACATGTATTGGTGTGCTGGGTGCCGTGAAAGACTTTGAGACTGCAAACACACCATTTTTGTAGTCAACACAATGAGCACTGAGGTGGTTCCTGGCTGTTATGTCTGATTTTATAGGAGCATGTCGTCTTAGGATGTGCAGTCGTAGGTTTCGTCTATTAAGGATGATTCCACAGTGACTACACATCACTGTAGCTTTCTTCTCTCTCTggagtggtggaggtggtggcggaggtggaggtggtggaggtggtggcggaggtggaggtggtggcgGAGGTGGTGGCGGCGGTGGTGGCGGAGGTGGAGGTGGCACAGAGGATGCAAGACCAGAACTGGGAGAAGGTGTATCAGGAGTAG includes the following:
- the LOC111191365 gene encoding uncharacterized protein LOC111191365, with product MAHPTYVQATPDPSRFCQCGVFKCPCCSFDTDQRFKFSLHLQNHIKQAVEHNGSFICKCSNNCRPTAHFHCVYCSQTIIRKDQFRNHLSLCSSATKTTIAEGFNPQTVAASDACPAPPPPATPDTPSPSSGLASSVPPPPPPPPPPPPPPPPPPPPPPPPPPPPPPPPPLQREKKATVMCSHCGIILNRRNLRLHILRRHAPIKSDITARNHLSAHCVDYKNGVFAVSKSFTAPSTPIHVIKRTWGPDQKIKCEMDICRINAECAERSNLRPFECHHIQSLTYCPPSESDTSSLTEDVLDTMVRDKWFGEDKKQKCLARQQEANDAGAKLSCVVTVCGPPSKKYVSVFEGKISYYSRLGRVMVTYDSKNISWHCPCARPRQSCIHKMIAKWHLFETDPTLFRRTRSVEENLTQHFPTEVEGTDQAEQSQYPPEGKNLSRMVQYIFHKKKLPAVLPPDVVKTNNFPEHFIPSETFCTECLEHTPLSEPLLISSKAKILTVTDVIEGISTYSKLCYRCGMVYRYQEWSDGVHNFDDHILLSMYMCHFLRNSLQTHQAVGSAIEVLEKTSGKTYPSKQRILHAYLSFEALSDLTYTYSCVSCGYHPATVVMDLHKKGVFSMPVSSIEEPPQNFDGKVNAKDFWEMVSLEMISRGFVQSPKANPFVVHPSYHNWAPWIGPHTRGSDFVLNTEYKKVHSPYSAVKEAEFDLTEDRLTDELLKLKMEVVRSLCKQCGIDPKGSRMDLVGRLQNEMKNRASYDKVFSQIWGASGGWAVVTCPCAVVYSVKFNIRAESPRDFADLLLSMKHFPNVSLYDFARGLATHTNLRKPETLPFSPYEGRLLEPTEENITLATTGQIKVNLPWLVNKKPVPDKNAHPLTGSSEHYALYDRFHEANSKDVREVLRKLELVPELCGWVNSQCAEQLFSGMKKNNHFLNMMTPSSHVFLMRSILNHYNNYRNLKTLENMKKNLGIGLDIQLNNYGQTVLAAAEAPSEGAAAAEALADRAAAAEAPSEGAAAAEALADRAAAAEAPSEGAAATEAPAERMIQAAAAVHGPVPSTGSAGDIVVCNDDCWGLSHLDHISAKLATGDLEKRLSYVLDPTKSDTEWLGFLGTTVLSRWDFLTLGLKQQLEAKIANCCFEMVCRFAREKGKDVHAVDAYVVATWHPPCQQDPFLALPDDAAFKDCILFPVWKPGHWFLCVLMPKLFRIYQLDSANPTGSGDTSSLTIFSSIAIRLAPGHWKLIKNKNIPAQIEADDCGIFMIMYGLYMALGWPFDFSQRDIPQLRRWWCRILLENMSNEGMTSCNAPEEASEQDECMKKEPARKVQRVERVTDEGDRMGHVSFHQMPLMVIEDILIDTVLEEGDKAFLKLSLVCRLFRDIVGQQSFRARAHFEWLDSVVPWKHHSAAYKDEFRRMYELQCCQNCQEIYKDCILGYVGRGRRGELVAFYSDNEHPGFCSQFCSQLYEDLGV